The Raphanus sativus cultivar WK10039 chromosome 2, ASM80110v3, whole genome shotgun sequence DNA segment aggtgaaAAGAATATATGATTGTAAACAAGTAGGCGGATGGTGGCGACGGTAAAAGCTGCTGTAGGCTCAAAACGATAGAGAAGGTGTTCActtgatgtatgttttggtcGTACACCAGCTTGGACCGTCGCCACCACCTGCCTCCTTGTTTAGTGAAGAAGATTTCAACACCGAGCTGCAAAGATCACCGAGCTGCAAAGATTGTAAGGTGTTACCACTCTGAAACTTTAAGCTTCTTGAATTATATAATAGGTTGATCCTTATTTGAGGTCATTTGTTTTTGTCTCTGAtatgtcttttctttttgtaggtGAAGAAGGAGGAAGCTCGTAATGACCGTGAAGGCTGTGTAAGTTGTCTATAATTCTTAGTTTCATTTAAACTATCCTTGATTCACTCTctgatttgtgtttttattttgtatgtgTTGAGATGATGAGTGATGGTGAACAAGGAAGGAGACTTATGGAGTTATGGTGAGCAAGGAGATGATGAGTGATGGTGAACAAGGAAGGAGGAGACCAGTACATACAGCAGCTGCTCCAGTATAGCCGCTTTAAGGACCTCAGGTTAGTAAGCTCTTTGTCTCTTAAACGTGTACGTGTGATACTTCTGTGATAAAAACAATCTTGTTTAGCTGGATTTGCTTAGGTTATCGGATCGAACATAGATAGAACACACTCTTGTTTAGCTGGCTTGCATAGGTTTGTTGTGATCACTGCATTTGTTTGTCACTTGATGTATATCGTAATAGAAAGTGATTGGTTTtggtgcttgtcctcaagcaagtttaaataaaatattatcaaaattttaaaaaccctaataggctaagttttaattatatgttaattaatttaaaattttccaaaatattaaaaaccctAATAGGCTAATAGTCCCACGTTCACACGACTtcacctcaaaaaaaaaacctaacgcAAAGACGCAAGCAGAGACAGAGACCATGGGATCAAGGAGCGATTCAAAAGAGCAGTTCACGATGGATACTAACTACACTCCACCATCAACATTGGACTTCGCGAGTCAAGCTACTCTAGATGCTCTTGCTGCGCTTGAAGGGAGCTCTGATCCAAGGGGAGAAGGTGGTGTAACTTCTGATGCTATTTGGTGCAAAGACGCAAGCAAGCAAAAGAAAGGTGATGAGCCTTAACGATGAGACTGATGATTCTGATGTTGAAATCACTCCACCACCCCAAACAAACATTCCTCGCAGAAAGAGCAGATTTGGAACAGCCACGGGGAAACCCATGTTGCAGTCCACAATAGATGGTGGCATAGGCTCGTCCTCACAGGCGTGTAGAAAGAAGAAGCATGTACCTGTGAAATCAGTGATTCGGGGAGGGAGAAGAAAGCCATTGACTCAGTCGCAAAAGGGCAAGGCCAAGGCTACCAATccgcaaaagaagaagaaggtcgaGGAGATACCAGACTTTGATGACTCATTGGAGGAAGAGGAGttggatgaagaagaggagTTGAATGAAGAAGAAATCGAAATGGACAATAGGCAAAGATCAGATGTGTGGCCTGATTTCACGGTGGTCCACAAACCGAATGAGACGATGAAAGCTCAATGCAAGCATTGCAGGAATGAGTATGCTTGGCATTCCCACTCGCATGGAACCAGTGGGCTGAGAAGGCATCATTTTAGATGTAAGGTGTATCAAAGGAAAAATAGAAATCAGCAGAAGATCAATTTCGAGGGGAAGTTACACTCTGGCAAGTATGATCATACCGTCTTTCGGCAGATGGTAGCTAAGACGATAGCCCAGCATGATCTACCATACTCGTACGTAGAGTATGAGAAAGTGCAAGAAACTTGGACGTATTTGAATCCTGATGTGCAGACCATTTGTCGAAACACGGCTAGATCAGATGTATATCGACTATATGAAAGCGAGAGAGACGCATTGAGGAGAGACTTAGCTACACTTCCTGGTCGAGTATCATTGACATCTGACTTGTGGACGTCAATAAAATGTGAAGGGTACATGTGTGTGACTGCACATTACATTGATCGGAACTGGAAGTTGAACAGCAAGATCATCACGTTTTGTGCTCTAGCGCCACCACACACTGGTATGAATGTTGCTATGCGCTTCTTGAGTCGATGAAAGAGTGgggaattgaaaaaaaaatcttttcagTCACATTGGATAATGCTACAAGTAATGACTCGATGCAAGATATTGTGAAGTCCCAGCTAATGTTGACAGATGACTTGGTGTGTGGAGGAGAATTTTTCCATGTAAGATGTGCAGCTCACATACTTAACCTTATAGTGCAAGATGGGTTAAAGGTTATTAAAGGCGCTTTGCACAAAGTAAGAGAGAGTGTGAAGTATGTGTTATCATCTACATCGCAGGAGGTGTTGTTCGGAAAAGCTGTGGTTGCTGCGAATGTAAAAGAAACTCGGGGGCTGATATTGGATGTCTCGACCAGATGGAACTCCACTTACTATATGCTGCAAATTGCAGTA contains these protein-coding regions:
- the LOC130508545 gene encoding zinc finger BED domain-containing protein RICESLEEPER 2-like → MSLNDETDDSDVEITPPPQTNIPRRKSRFGTATGKPMLQSTIDGGIGSSSQACRKKKHVPVKSVIRGGRRKPLTQSQKGKAKATNPQKKKKVEEIPDFDDSLEEEELDEEEELNEEEIEMDNRQRSDVWPDFTVVHKPNETMKAQCKHCRNEYAWHSHSHGTSGLRRHHFRCKVYQRKNRNQQKINFEGKLHSGKYDHTVFRQMVAKTIAQHDLPYSYVEYEKVQETWTYLNPDVQTICRNTARSDVYRLYESERDALRRDLATLPGRVSLTSDLWTSIKCEGYMCVTAHYIDRNWKLNSKIITFCALAPPHTVTLDNATSNDSMQDIVKSQLMLTDDLVCGGEFFHVRCAAHILNLIVQDGLKVIKGALHKVRESVKYVLSSTSQEVLFGKAVVAANVKETRGLILDVSTRWNSTYYMLQIAVNYRKTFEKFESFDKRGFTMAPTAEEWTRTSNICNFLWPFAVITKMMSGTNYPTSNLYFYQVWMIHNWLRNNEESDDEVVRFMVAPMKEKFDKYWDDVSGLFAMAAVFDPRFKLSIVDHCLGKLDMRTKDVKVKNLRERLSILFESYDKKSKANSPSTEPRETVPPKTCEPVSTKMFENYTVNVPFTISGVGSGKTPLEAYLDEPPLEVSSFKSLNILDFWKDNAHRYGDLAEEEVFGEEDKPPSVESAVGDEVEVAKV